ATGCAGCTTTTTTTAGCATAAAAAGTTAGGATATATTACATACTTATTAGAAATAATAGATACTAGGTATGCTTAAAATGTTATTGTTAAATGTATGTTAAGTTCATTTTGTTAATTGATATTATGTAAACAGCGTGTTAATATTTATTCTGGGACTATTGAATGTTATAAATTTTAAATATAGACGGAGGATAAAAATGAGCATTACTTTAGAAAGTTTTTTGTCTCAATTAGTATCAAACCCAGCGTTACTTATTATAGTAATACTTACTTTGGGAGTTATATTAGTAAATGGTTGGACTGATGCACCTAATGCCATTGCTACCTGTGTTTCAACGAGGGCGATTGGTCCAAAGAAAGCAATAATAATGGCTACTATTTTTAATTTTTTTGGTGTTTTTGTAATGACAGTTTTCAATGCAACAGTTGCACAAACCATTTATAAGATGGTTGACTTTGGTGGAAAGTCTAAAGATCCTTTAATAGCACTATGCGCTGCTTTGTTTGCAATAGTATTATGGTCAACAGCAGCTTGGTGGCTTGGTATACCTACCAGTGAAAGTCATGCATTGATAGCAGGTTTGTCTGGAGCGGCTATAGCGCTTCAAGGTGGACTTTCTGGAATCAATGGCAACGAGTGGGTTAAAGTAGTTTATGGATTATTCATGTCCACTATTATGGGTTTAGGCTTTGGATTTATATTAGTTCGTACAATAGAAGCATTATTTAAAAGGGTTGATAGACGCAAGAGCAAACCATTTTTTCAAAATGCACAGATTGCAGGAGGAGCAGCAATGGCCTTCATGCATGGAGCTCAAGATGGACAGAAGTTTATGGGCGTGTTTATGCTTGGAATATTTCTAGCTAATGGACAAACCAATGTAACTAATTTTACTATTCCAATATGGCTAATGGTACTTTGCTCTGTTGTAATGGCACTTGGTACTTCTATAGGTGGTTACCGTATCATTAAAACAGTAGGTATGGATATGGTAAAACTGGAAACTTATCAAGGTTTTGCAGCTGACTTAGCAGGAGCAGCTTGTTTATTAGTTTCTTCTGTGATGGGTGTTCCTGTTAGTACAACTCACACGAAGACAACAGCAATTATGGGAGTTGGTGCTTCTAAAAGACTTTCTGCTGTTAACTGGAGCATAGTAAAGGAAATGGTCTTAGCTTGGGTATTAACTTTCCCTGGCTGCGGTATTGTAGGATATGTAATGGCTTATATATTTATGAAAATATTTTAAATAAGAGAGGAAAGTGTAAAAATGGCTAAAGATAGAGATTTTAATTATTTTAAGGCGTTTGTTGATTTATCAGGCTTTTCATTAAAAGCTGCTGAAATTTTAAATACTATACTACACAGTTATGATCCAAATACAATAGAACAAAAGGTAAAAGAAATGCATGAAATTGAGCATGCTGCAGATCTTGAAAGACATGAAATAATGAATAGACTTGTAAAAGAATTTCTTCCTCCAATTGAAAGAGAGGATATTATCAGTCTTGCTGATAATATAGATGATGTAATAGACTCAATAGAAGATGTTCTAATTGGAGTTGACATATTTAATGTTCAAACAATAAGACCTGAAATAATTAAATTCACAGAATTAATTATGGACTGCTGCAAATCAATGAATGCAGCTTTAGGAGAATTTGAAGGCTTTAAAAGATCAAAGACTCTTCATGCTGCAATAATAGAAGTTAACCGCCTAGAGGAAGAAGGCGATAAACTTTATATGGATGGAGTAAGAAGTCTTTATAGAAGTGAAAAAGATGCTATTCAGCTGTCAGTTTGGACAGAGATATATAGAAGATTAGAGAAGTGCTGCGATAACTGTGAAGAAGTAGCAAATAACATTGAAAACATAGTAATGAAGAATTCATAAGAAGATATAGTTACAAGAGAGGATTACAATTTAATCTTCTCTTCTTTTTATTTAGAGCTAATATACAATAAATTTTTGTCTATGGATATATTTAGAAATATGCATTATAATTAGCTTACGGTTTAAACTATAGTTAGAATTGTTAATGGAGAGTGATATTTATGATTCCAACACCACATATTAATGTTAGCGAAAAAGGAATAATAGCAGAAACTGTTTTGCTTCCAGGAGACCCTTTAAGAGCAAAGTTTATTGCTGAAACTTTTTTAGAAAACCCAGTGCAGTTTAATACTGTAAGAAATATGTTTGGCTACACAGGCACATACAAAGGAAAGAAAGTATCTGTTATGGGCACAGGGATGGGGATGCCTTCAATAGGAATATACTCTTATGAACTTATAAATTTTTATGGAGTTAAAAATGTAATCAGAATAGGTTCCTGCGGGTCTTTTCAAGCAGATGTAAAAGTTAGAGATATAGTTATAGGAATGGCAGCTTCAACAAACTCAAACTATGCTAGTCAGTATGGACTTCCTGGAAGTTATGCTCCAACCGCATCTTGGAAGCTGCTTCAAAAGGCTGTTAAAATAGCTGAAGAAAAAGGAGTTAATCCTAAGGTAGGAAACATTCTGTCTTCAGATATCTTCTATGATGAAGATCAAGAGGTATGGAAGAAATGGGCTAAGATGGGTATTATGGCAGTTGAAATGGAAGCAGCAGCACTTTATATGAATGCAGCTCGCGCTGGAGCAAATGCCCTTTGCATATTAACAGTTTCGGACTCATTAGTTACACATGAAGCGACAACAGCAGAAGAAAGGCAGACATCTTTTACTCAAATGATGGAAATCGCTTTAGAATTAGCAGAATAATAAGTGGAGAGCTATTAAGCTCTCCATTGTTTTTGATTTTGACGTATTATTTTATATATTGTCAGTTTAAGTTTAAAGTTTGTTAGTTTAATATTATAAAAAGCATATAATCGGAAGATAAGATGGGCTGTGGTTCGCGGCGAAGGTATAGATTTATCAGGGATACCTGAAAACACATATAAGTTTCAAAAAATCAAATAATATGATATATTAATTTGTATAAAATAAGACAGTATAACTTTTAAATTAAAAACTATTCGGGGGGAGAAGTATGATTAGAGCATTTATAAGAAGTAAATTTATGAAAAGAAAAAGTATTATGTTTACTTGGACATTATCATATATAGTGATACTTCTGTTGCCAATTATTGTAAGCGTTATCATGTATGCTAAGGTAGATATAATAGTTAAAGCTGAGATAAACAGAGCAAATGATTTTTACCTAAGTCAGGTCCAACAGTATATGGATAGTGTGGCTGATGACATAAAAATGATTAGTGTTCAGGTTGCATACAACAACCGAATTCAGGAATTAATTCCGATAAAGCCTCCTTTTGA
The genomic region above belongs to Clostridium swellfunianum and contains:
- a CDS encoding inorganic phosphate transporter gives rise to the protein MSITLESFLSQLVSNPALLIIVILTLGVILVNGWTDAPNAIATCVSTRAIGPKKAIIMATIFNFFGVFVMTVFNATVAQTIYKMVDFGGKSKDPLIALCAALFAIVLWSTAAWWLGIPTSESHALIAGLSGAAIALQGGLSGINGNEWVKVVYGLFMSTIMGLGFGFILVRTIEALFKRVDRRKSKPFFQNAQIAGGAAMAFMHGAQDGQKFMGVFMLGIFLANGQTNVTNFTIPIWLMVLCSVVMALGTSIGGYRIIKTVGMDMVKLETYQGFAADLAGAACLLVSSVMGVPVSTTHTKTTAIMGVGASKRLSAVNWSIVKEMVLAWVLTFPGCGIVGYVMAYIFMKIF
- the deoD gene encoding purine-nucleoside phosphorylase is translated as MIPTPHINVSEKGIIAETVLLPGDPLRAKFIAETFLENPVQFNTVRNMFGYTGTYKGKKVSVMGTGMGMPSIGIYSYELINFYGVKNVIRIGSCGSFQADVKVRDIVIGMAASTNSNYASQYGLPGSYAPTASWKLLQKAVKIAEEKGVNPKVGNILSSDIFYDEDQEVWKKWAKMGIMAVEMEAAALYMNAARAGANALCILTVSDSLVTHEATTAEERQTSFTQMMEIALELAE
- a CDS encoding DUF47 domain-containing protein, yielding MAKDRDFNYFKAFVDLSGFSLKAAEILNTILHSYDPNTIEQKVKEMHEIEHAADLERHEIMNRLVKEFLPPIEREDIISLADNIDDVIDSIEDVLIGVDIFNVQTIRPEIIKFTELIMDCCKSMNAALGEFEGFKRSKTLHAAIIEVNRLEEEGDKLYMDGVRSLYRSEKDAIQLSVWTEIYRRLEKCCDNCEEVANNIENIVMKNS